One Malania oleifera isolate guangnan ecotype guangnan chromosome 10, ASM2987363v1, whole genome shotgun sequence genomic region harbors:
- the LOC131166655 gene encoding uncharacterized protein LOC131166655 produces MAQCYILASMLNVLQHQHQSMPSAYDIMQNLKEIFGDQNRAARQTTRKELMNTTMAEGTLLRDHVLKIIGLINELEILGAEIDGETQNMNKLSYSLVELLKELQAAEGLIRKPTIAL; encoded by the exons ATGGCGCagtgttacattttggcatctatgttGAATGTTTTGCAACATCAGCATCAGTCTATGCCTTCTGCCTATGATATAATGCAGAACCTCAAAGAAATATTTGGGGATCAAAATCGTGCTGCTAGGCAGACGACTAGgaaggaacttatgaatactactatGGCAGAAGGGACCTTATTAAGGGATCATGTTCTAAAGATAATTGGTCTTATCAACGAGCTAGAGATCCTTGGAGCTGAAATCGATGGGGAAACCCAG AACATgaataagctctcttactcattggtagaactacttaaagagcttcaagcaGCCGAGGGCCTCATCAGGAAGCCAACTATTGCTCTGTGA